The Ananas comosus cultivar F153 linkage group 7, ASM154086v1, whole genome shotgun sequence genome has a window encoding:
- the LOC109713173 gene encoding nudix hydrolase 23, chloroplastic-like has product MLRSFHHHLLLLGFGLSPLPHRRPRFPSSIASISSSSAAVAAAAAPPPQLVVLLAWRLRPPRRVLGAFRMASGGSEMSPDADVASASAAAEVAPPPVHKSKIRFCQACGSPTKQVVPEGEEKLRAVCTVCGKIHYENPKMVVGCLVEHDNKVLLCKRKIEPSYGLWTLPAGYLEVGESAAEGATRETLEEACAEVEILSPFAQLDIPRIGQSYIIFRAKLKTPKFSPGPESLECALFALDEVPFHSLAFSSIVVTLKMYMEDMKSGNIKFHYCTINKRPGASPSDLHSFDVDHHLHS; this is encoded by the exons ATGCTCCGATCcttccaccaccacctcctcctcctcggattcggcctctcccccctcccccaccGCCGCCCCCGCTTCCCCTCCTCCATCgcctccatctcctcctcctcagccgccgtcgccgccgccgccgctccgccgccgcagctcgtcgtcctcctcgccTGGCGTTTGCGGCCCCCCCGCCGCGTTCTCGGCGCGTTCCGGATGGCTTCGGGGGGCTCGGAGATGAGCCCCGACGCGGAcgtcgcctccgcctccgccgccgctgaaGTGGCGCCGCCTCCG GTACATAAGAGCAAAATTCGATTTTGCCAAGCTTGTGGAAGTCCAACGAAACAAGTTGTACCAGAGGGAGAGGAAAAACTCAGGGCTGTTTGTACAGTTTGTGGGAAAATCCACTATGAAAATCCCAAAATG GTCGTTGGATGCCTCGTGGAGCATGATAACAAGGTCTTACTATGCAAAAGGAAGATTGAACCGTCTTATGGGCTTTG GACTCTTCCTGCTGGTTATCTGGAGGTTGGGGAGTCTGCTGCTGAGGGGGCCACTCGAGAAACCTTGGAAGAAGCATGTGCAGAAGTTGAAATACTTTCACCTTTTGCTCAGTTAGATATTCCACGGATTGGCCAA AGTTACATCATTTTCCGAGCGAAACTAAAGACGCCCAAATTTTCACCCGGCCCTGAGTCACTAGAGTGTGCACTTTTTGCACTGGATGAAGTACCATTTCACTCATTGGCGTTCTCATCAATTGTTGTTACCTTGAAGATG TACATGGAAGATATGAAATCTGGAAATATCAAGTTTCACTATTGCACCATAAACAAAAG GCCAGGTGCCAGCCCATCCGATCTGCATAGCTTTGATGTGGACCATCATTTGCACTCGTGA